In a genomic window of Muntiacus reevesi chromosome 1, mMunRee1.1, whole genome shotgun sequence:
- the LOC136156065 gene encoding olfactory receptor-like protein OLF4, producing the protein MVPGNDTQDSEFLLQGLSMKPELQPLIFGLFLLMYLITGFGNLLIILAVSSDSHLHTPMYFFLSNLSFVDICFTTTTILKMLINIQSQKKAISYEGCISQMYFYMLFAVLDDFLLTVMAYDRYVAICHPLHYTIIMNPQRCGLLVLLSWIISTLLSLLETLLVLRLSFCTDLEIPHFFCEIKQIVQLACDDTLLNDAIMYFTAALLGGGPLTGILYSYSKIIFSARGISSPQGKYKAVSICASHLSVVSLYYCSSLGVYLSSTAAPHSFHSSATASVMYTVVTPMLNPFIYSLRNKDIKRALKRVIHMTVIKREIVLGLKKHP; encoded by the coding sequence ATGGTACCAGGAAATGATACACAAGATTCAGAATTTCTTCTTCAAGGATTATCAATGAAACCAGAGCTACAGCCCCTCATATTTGGGCTTTTCCTCTTAATGTACCTGATCACTGGgtttggaaacctgctcatcatcttGGCTGTCAGTTCAGATTCCCACCTCCAcactcccatgtacttcttcctttccaacctgtcctttgtagacatctgtttcACCACCACAACAATCCTAAAGATGTTAATCAATATACAAAGCCAGAAAAAAGCTATATCCTATGAAGGCTGCATCAGTCAGATGTATTTTTACATGCTCTTTGCAGTGTTGGATGATTTTCTTctgactgtgatggcctatgaccggtatgtggccatctgccaccccctgcACTACACAATCATCATGAACCCTCAACGCTGTGGACTTTTGGTTCTGCTATCCTGGATCATTAGTACCCTGCTTTCCTTGTTAGAAACCTTACTTGTGTTACGGCTGTCTTTCTGTACAGATTTGGAAATCcctcactttttctgtgaaatcAAGCAGATTGTCCAGCTTGCCTGTGATGATACGCTTCTTAATGATGCCATTATGTATTTTACAGCAGCGCTGTTGGGTGGTGGTCCCCTGACTGGTATCCTATACTCTTACTCTAAGATAATATTCTCCGCACGTGGAATCTCATCACCTCAGGGGAAATATAAAGCAGTCTCCATCTGTGCATCTCACCTCTCAGTTGTCTCCTTATATTATTGCTCAAGCCTAGGAGTGTACCTTAGCTCCACTGCTGCTCCCCACAGTTTTCATTCAAGTGCAACAGCCTCTGTGATGTACACcgtggtcacacccatgctgaaccccttcatctacagtctCAGAAACAAAGACATAAAAAGAGCTCTGAAAAGAGTCATTCACATGACAGTTATAAAAAGGGAAATTGTTCTGGGTTTGAAGAAGCATCCTTGA
- the LOC136156073 gene encoding olfactory receptor 7A17-like, producing the protein MEPGNDTKNLEFLLLGFSNETELQPLIFGLFLSMYLITVFGNLLIILAVSSDSHLHTPMYFFLSNLSFVDICFTSTTIPKMLQNIRTQSKVLTYEDCITQMYFFILFAVLDMFLLTVMAYDRFVAICHPLHYTVIMNPQLCGLLVLVSWMMSALNSLLQSVMVLRLSFCTDLEIPHFFCEINQLIQLACSDMFLNEIVMYFAAAILGGGSLTGILHSYSKIVSSIQRISSVQGKYKAFSTCASHLSVVSLFYCTCLGVYLSSAATHSSHSSAIASVMYTVVTPMLNPFIYSLRNKDIKRALERIIRKGGIKVLSVLGLKNYP; encoded by the coding sequence ATGGAACCAGGGAATGATACAAAAAATTTGGAATTCCTTCTTCTGGGATTCTCAAACGAAACAGAACTGCAACCCCTCATATTTGGTCTGTTCCTCTCCATGTACCTGatcactgtgtttggaaacctgctcattATCCTGGCTGTCAGctcagactcccacctccacacccccatgtacttctttctctccaacctgtcctttgtagacatctgtttcACCTCCACCACTATCCCAAAGATGCTGCAGAATATAAGGACACAGAGCAAAGTACTAACCTATGAAGACTGCATCACCCAGATGTACTTTTTCATCCTCTTTGCAGTGCTGGACATGTTTCTCCTGACCGTGATGGCCTATGATCGATTTGTAGCCATCTGTCACCCCTTGCACTACACGGTCATCATGAACCCCCAGCTCTGTGGTCTGCTGGTTCTGGTGTCCTGGATGATGAGTGCCCTGAATTCCTTGTTACAAAGCGTAATGGTGTTGAGATTGTCCTTCTGTACAGACTTGGAAATCCCCCATTTTTTCTGTGAAATTAATCAGTTGATTCAACTTGCCTGTTCTGACATGTTTCTTAATGAGATAGTGATGTATTTCGCAGCTGCAATATTGGGTGGTGGTTCCCTCACTGGGATTCTTCATTCATATTCCAAGATAGTTTCTTCAATACAAAGAATCTCATCAGTTCAGGGGAAGTATAAGGCATTTTCCACCTGTGCATCTCACCTCTCAGTTGTCTCTTTATTTTATTGTACATGTTTAGGAGTGTACCTTAGCTCTGCTGCTACCCACAGCTCACACTCAAGTGCAATCGCCTCAGTGATGTACACagtggtcacacccatgctgaaccccttcatctataGTCTGAGGAACAAAGACATAAAAAGGGCTCTGGAAAGAATCATTAGGAAGGGAGGTATAAAAGTGTTATCTGTTCTGGGGTTGAAGAACTACCCATGA